In one Leptidea sinapis chromosome 25, ilLepSina1.1, whole genome shotgun sequence genomic region, the following are encoded:
- the LOC126972021 gene encoding uncharacterized protein LOC126972021, with product MSKLTILFVIISAYEVLGKGVTKEQHTTDSKPEQSGYAPLILPPPIGAHLPLDHGAGIGSGAAINSAGAASAAQLSAIQNAQAAQAAQIGNAAAAGIQNARAAESAARAGQANAIQNAQALDAARIANIQRAQQAAYENARAADAARRAAAASSLELSRAIEAERVANAARVQAVAIANARAVEAGRIANAARAQASAVAASAAQAQAVADSVARQAQDGALLLGTAPVYPAPPVYGPPILAAGPIYGPIPYGIPYGGGYGYGH from the exons ATGTCTAAGCTTACG ATTCTCTTTGTCATCATTTCGGCTTATGAAGTCCTCGGCAAAG GTGTAACAAAAGAACAGCATACAACAGACTCCAAGCCCGAACAGTCGGGCTATGCCCCTTTGATTCTACCTCCTCCAATTGGAGCACACCTACCCCTTGACCACGGTGCTGGTATTGGCAGTGGTGCCGCCATCAATAGTGCAGGAGCAGCCAGTGCAGCTCAACTCAGTGCTATCCAGAACGCTCAAGCAGCACAAGCCGCTCAGATCGGAAACGCCGCTGCCGCCGGTATCCAAAATGCCCGCGCTGCAGAAAGTGCCGCAAGAGCAGGACAAGCCAACGCTATTCAAAATGCTCAAGCACTCGACGCCGCTCGTATCGCAAACATACAAAGAGCTCAACAAGCGGCTTATGAAAACGCAAGAGCGGCTGATGCAGCAAGACGAGCCGCTGCAGCGAGCTCACTGGAACTCTCCCGAGCAATAGAAGCAGAACGCGTTGCCAACGCAGCCCGAGTCCAAGCTGTTGCGATCGCCAACGCCCGAGCTGTCGAAGCGGGTCGTATCGCGAATGCGGCGAGAGCTCAAGCCTCTGCCGTAGCtgctagtgccgctcaggcgcAAGCTGTAGCAGACTCTGTGGCCAGGCAAGCTCAGGATGGTGCCCTACTCCTCGGAACTGCTCCAGTCTACCCTGCACCTCCAGTCTACGGTCCTCCGATCCTAGCTGCCGGTCCAATCTACGGTCCTATCCCATATGGCATCCCATACGGTGGCGGCTACGGTTATGGTCACTAA
- the LOC126971995 gene encoding translation initiation factor IF-2-like, with protein MIIALIFAGVTKEERSTDSKPEQSGYAPLILPPPIGGPLPLDHGAGLGSGAAINSAGAASAAQLSAIQNAQAAQAAQIGNAAAAGIQNARAAESAARAGQANAIQNAQALDATRIANVQRAQAAAYENARAADAARRAAAASALELSRAVEAERVANAARVQAVAIANARAIAAARIANAARAQAASVAASAAQAQAVADSVARQAHDDGWVGSPVISAGPVYASIPSNGYDVHGYGGYGYGPRYYH; from the coding sequence atgatcATTGCACTTATTTTTGCAGGTGTAACTAAAGAAGAACGTAGCACAGACTCCAAGCCTGAGCAGTCGGGCTACGCCCCTTTGATTTTACCTCCTCCAATTGGAGGTCCCCTACCCCTCGACCATGGTGCTGGACTAGGCAGTGGTGCCGCCATCAACAGTGCAGGAGCAGCCAGTGCAGCTCAACTCAGTGCTATCCAGAACGCTCAAGCAGCACAAGCCGCTCAGATCGGAAACGCCGCTGCCGCCGGTATCCAGAATGCCCGCGCTGCAGAAAGTGCCGCAAGAGCAGGACAAGCCAACGCTATTCAAAATGCTCAAGCACTCGACGCGACTCGTATCGCAAACGTACAAAGAGCTCAAGCAGCGGCCTATGAAAATGCAAGAGCTGCTGATGCGGCAAGACGGGCTGCTGCAGCAAGCGCGTTGGAACTTTCCCGAGCTGTAGAAGCAGAACGTGTTGCCAACGCAGCTCGAGTCCAAGCTGTTGCGATCGCCAACGCCCGAGCTATCGCAGCGGCCCGTATCGCAAACGCGGCGAGAGCTCAAGCTGCCTCGGTAGCTGCAAGCGCTGCCCAAGCGCAAGCTGTAGCAGACTCTGTGGCTAGACAAGCTCATGACGATGGCTGGGTAGGATCTCCCGTTATCTCAGCTGGTCCGGTCTATGCTTCCATTCCAAGTAATGGCTATGATGTCCATGGTTATGGAGGCTATGGTTATGGTCCCAGATACTATCACTAA